A window from Pseudomonas sp. Tri1 encodes these proteins:
- the eno gene encoding phosphopyruvate hydratase, whose protein sequence is MAKIVDIKGREVLDSRGNPTVEADVLLDNGIIGSACAPSGASTGSREALELRDGDKSRYLGKGVLKAVANINGPIRDLLLGKDPADQKALDHAMIKLDGTENKATLGANAILAVSLAAAKAAAQDQDLPLYAHIANLNGTPGVYSMPVPMMNIINGGEHADNNVDIQEFMVQPVGAKTFSEGLRMGTEIFHHLKAVLKARGLSTAVGDEGGFAPNLASNEDALKVISEAVANAGYKLGTDVTLALDCAASEFFEDGKYNLSGEGQVFTAEGFADYLKGLTERYPIISIEDGLDESDWAGWKILTDKIGEKTQLVGDDLFVTNTKILKEGIDKKIANSILIKFNQIGTLTETLEAIQMAKAAGYTAVISHRSGETEDSTIADLAVGTAAGQIKTGSLCRSDRVSKYNQLLRIEEQLSGKAKYNGRAEFRG, encoded by the coding sequence ATGGCAAAAATCGTCGACATCAAAGGTCGTGAAGTTCTCGACTCCCGTGGCAACCCCACTGTCGAAGCGGACGTGCTTCTCGACAACGGCATCATCGGTAGCGCCTGCGCGCCGTCCGGTGCTTCCACTGGCTCGCGCGAAGCGCTGGAGCTGCGTGATGGCGACAAGAGTCGTTACCTGGGCAAGGGCGTGCTCAAAGCCGTCGCCAACATCAACGGTCCGATCCGCGACCTGTTGCTGGGCAAGGATCCTGCCGACCAGAAAGCCCTCGATCACGCGATGATCAAGCTCGACGGTACCGAGAACAAAGCCACCCTGGGTGCCAACGCGATCCTCGCCGTATCCCTGGCCGCTGCCAAGGCTGCTGCCCAGGACCAGGACCTGCCGTTGTACGCCCACATCGCCAACCTCAACGGTACCCCGGGTGTCTACTCGATGCCGGTGCCGATGATGAACATCATCAACGGTGGCGAGCACGCTGATAACAACGTCGACATCCAGGAATTCATGGTTCAGCCGGTTGGCGCCAAGACCTTCTCCGAAGGCCTGCGCATGGGCACCGAGATTTTCCATCACCTCAAAGCCGTGCTGAAGGCCCGTGGCCTGAGCACCGCCGTTGGCGACGAAGGCGGTTTCGCACCGAACCTGGCCTCCAACGAAGACGCGCTGAAAGTGATCTCCGAAGCTGTGGCCAACGCTGGCTACAAGCTGGGTACCGACGTGACCCTGGCCCTGGACTGCGCTGCCAGTGAGTTCTTCGAAGACGGCAAGTACAACCTGTCTGGCGAAGGCCAGGTGTTCACCGCCGAAGGTTTCGCCGACTACCTCAAGGGCCTGACCGAGCGTTACCCGATCATCTCCATCGAAGACGGCCTGGACGAGTCCGACTGGGCTGGCTGGAAAATCCTCACCGACAAGATCGGCGAGAAGACCCAGCTGGTGGGCGACGACCTGTTCGTGACCAACACCAAGATCCTGAAAGAAGGCATCGACAAGAAGATCGCCAACTCGATCCTGATCAAGTTCAACCAGATCGGCACCCTGACCGAAACCCTGGAAGCCATCCAGATGGCCAAGGCCGCCGGCTACACGGCTGTAATCTCCCACCGCTCCGGCGAAACCGAAGACTCGACCATTGCCGACCTGGCCGTGGGCACTGCGGCGGGCCAGATCAAGACCGGTTCGCTGTGCCGTTCCGACCGCGTTTCCAAGTACAACCAACTGCTGCGTATCGAAGAGCAGTTGAGCGGCAAGGCCAAGTACAACGGTCGCGCCGAGTTTCGCGGTTAA
- the ftsB gene encoding cell division protein FtsB codes for MRSPNWLFLVLLLLLAGLQYRLWVGNGSLAQVADLTQQIADQHAENEALLERNRVMDAEVSELKKGMETVEERARHELGMVKEGETLYQLAQ; via the coding sequence ATGCGCAGTCCCAATTGGTTGTTTCTTGTCTTGCTCCTGTTGCTGGCTGGCCTGCAGTACCGCCTGTGGGTGGGCAATGGCAGTCTGGCGCAAGTGGCCGACCTGACTCAGCAAATAGCCGATCAGCACGCGGAAAACGAAGCGTTGCTGGAGCGTAATCGGGTGATGGACGCCGAGGTCAGTGAGTTGAAAAAAGGCATGGAGACCGTTGAAGAGCGGGCTCGCCATGAACTGGGCATGGTCAAGGAGGGTGAAACCCTCTACCAGTTGGCCCAATGA
- the ispD gene encoding 2-C-methyl-D-erythritol 4-phosphate cytidylyltransferase encodes MSIRLPAFWVVIPAAGVGARMAADRPKQYLQLGGRTILEHSLGCFLDHPTVKGVVVSVAHDDPYWPTLACASDPRIQRVDGGQQRCDSVLNALLHLHEQGADDYDWVLVHDAARPNLARDDLDTLLSELANDPVGGLLAVPARDTLKRADKQGRVLETVDRSVIWQAYTPQMFRLGALHRALADSLVADALITDEASAMEWAGQAPRLIEGRADNIKVTRPEDLEWLRQRWANRH; translated from the coding sequence ATGAGTATCCGTTTGCCGGCCTTCTGGGTCGTGATTCCTGCCGCGGGCGTCGGTGCCCGTATGGCCGCGGACCGTCCCAAGCAATACTTGCAACTGGGCGGGCGCACAATTCTCGAACACAGCCTTGGCTGTTTCCTCGATCACCCGACCGTTAAAGGCGTAGTGGTCAGCGTTGCCCACGATGATCCTTACTGGCCGACCCTGGCCTGTGCCAGCGACCCGCGCATCCAGCGCGTGGACGGCGGCCAGCAGCGTTGCGATTCAGTGCTCAATGCCTTGCTGCATCTGCACGAGCAGGGGGCCGACGATTACGATTGGGTGTTGGTACATGACGCCGCCCGGCCCAACCTGGCCCGGGATGACCTGGATACCTTGCTCAGCGAGTTGGCGAACGATCCGGTCGGCGGCCTGCTGGCCGTCCCGGCGCGCGATACCCTCAAACGTGCCGACAAGCAGGGGCGTGTGCTGGAAACCGTTGATCGCAGCGTGATCTGGCAGGCCTATACGCCGCAGATGTTTCGTCTCGGTGCCTTGCATCGGGCCCTGGCTGACAGCCTGGTGGCAGATGCACTGATTACCGATGAAGCGTCCGCCATGGAATGGGCCGGGCAGGCACCGCGGTTGATCGAAGGGCGTGCCGATAACATCAAGGTCACCCGGCCGGAAGATCTGGAGTGGTTGCGCCAGCGCTGGGCGAATCGGCATTAA
- a CDS encoding LysR substrate-binding domain-containing protein: MSDNRWEGIDEFVAVAECSQFTAAAERLGVSSSHISRQIVRLEERLQTRLLYRSTRRVTLTEAGQTFLQHCQRLQDGREEALRAVGDLTSEPKGMLRMTCAVAYGERFIVPLVTRFMGLYPQLRVDIELSNRPLDLVHEGLDLAIRLGRLQDSRLVATRLAPRRMYLCASPSYLERYGRPHSLSELSRHNCLVGSSDIWQLEQNGREFSQRVQGNWRCNSGQAVLDAALQGVGLCQLPDYYVLEHLHSGALISLLEAHQPPNTAVWALYPQQRHLSPKVRKLVDYLKEGLAQRPEYRG; this comes from the coding sequence ATGTCCGACAATCGCTGGGAAGGAATCGACGAGTTCGTCGCCGTGGCCGAATGCAGTCAATTCACCGCAGCTGCCGAACGCCTCGGAGTTTCGTCTTCCCATATCAGTCGACAAATCGTACGACTGGAAGAACGTCTACAGACACGCCTGCTCTATCGCAGCACCCGCCGGGTCACCCTGACCGAGGCCGGGCAGACCTTTTTGCAACATTGCCAACGCCTGCAGGATGGCCGCGAGGAAGCGTTGCGAGCGGTGGGTGATCTCACCAGCGAACCCAAGGGCATGCTGCGCATGACTTGTGCCGTAGCCTATGGCGAGCGCTTCATCGTGCCGCTGGTGACGCGGTTCATGGGGCTTTATCCACAGTTGCGAGTAGACATCGAGCTGAGCAACCGCCCTTTGGACCTGGTGCACGAGGGCCTGGACCTGGCGATTCGCCTGGGCCGCTTGCAGGACTCACGCCTGGTTGCCACCCGCCTCGCGCCGCGACGCATGTACCTGTGCGCCTCACCGTCCTATCTGGAACGCTACGGTCGGCCCCATAGTCTGTCGGAATTGAGCCGTCACAATTGCCTGGTCGGCAGTTCCGATATCTGGCAACTGGAGCAGAACGGGCGGGAATTTTCCCAGCGCGTACAAGGAAACTGGCGCTGCAACAGTGGGCAAGCAGTATTGGATGCGGCGCTGCAAGGCGTGGGGTTGTGTCAACTGCCGGATTATTACGTGCTGGAACATCTGCACAGCGGCGCGCTGATATCGCTGCTGGAGGCTCATCAGCCGCCGAATACGGCGGTGTGGGCGTTGTACCCGCAGCAGCGGCATCTATCGCCCAAGGTGCGCAAGTTGGTGGATTATTTGAAGGAAGGGTTGGCGCAGCGGCCGGAGTATCGGGGGTGA